In one Thermanaerovibrio velox DSM 12556 genomic region, the following are encoded:
- a CDS encoding response regulator, with protein MKPIRILITEDDPMVSFIIGRLVNSLGDFLLVGQAQNGREALEQIRAHKVDLVLLDLSMPEVNGKEVMLDLRNNGMDSDVIIITSSYRKEDAVEALRLGAWDYIVKPFSYDRLRVSLDSYKDAFRFRASLPSELSQEQLDRVFYPESRLNLYSTSGIQRGDTAQRIMDVLTQEERPLSAGEIADKIGISRITVRKYCEALVSTGRLISQNHYQPKGRPIKKYQPI; from the coding sequence ATGAAGCCCATTCGTATACTCATAACCGAGGACGACCCCATGGTGTCCTTCATCATAGGACGGCTCGTCAACTCCCTGGGGGACTTCCTGCTGGTCGGTCAGGCCCAGAACGGCAGGGAGGCGCTGGAGCAGATCAGGGCCCACAAGGTGGACCTGGTGCTGCTGGATCTGTCCATGCCGGAGGTGAACGGCAAGGAGGTCATGCTGGATCTTAGGAACAACGGCATGGACTCCGACGTGATAATAATAACCAGCTCATACCGCAAGGAAGACGCGGTGGAAGCCCTCCGGCTCGGGGCCTGGGACTACATCGTAAAGCCCTTCTCCTACGACCGGCTCCGGGTCTCCCTGGACTCCTACAAGGACGCGTTCCGCTTCCGGGCATCCCTCCCGTCGGAGCTAAGCCAGGAACAGCTGGATCGGGTCTTCTACCCCGAGAGCCGGCTCAACCTCTACTCCACCTCGGGGATCCAGCGGGGCGACACCGCCCAACGCATAATGGACGTACTGACCCAGGAGGAACGCCCCCTCTCCGCAGGGGAGATAGCGGACAAGATCGGCATATCCCGCATAACCGTCCGCAAGTACTGCGAGGCCCTGGTATCCACAGGAAGGCTGATATCCCAGAACCACTACCAGCCCAAGGGACGACCCATAAAGAAATACCAGCCCATATAG